The Comamonas sp. GB3 AK4-5 genome includes a region encoding these proteins:
- a CDS encoding CBS domain-containing protein, which produces MKVSDILRVKGSTLYAVTSNEPLARAVEIMADKDVGSLVVMEHDDVVGMLTFREVIQAVVKNGGSVGTLQVRSAMDDAPLTCTLETEMDEVRRMMLERHARYMPVMEMGQVKGVISFYDVAKAVVDSQNFENRMLKAYIRDWPEGERQSAE; this is translated from the coding sequence ATGAAAGTGAGCGACATACTGCGCGTCAAGGGCAGCACCTTGTATGCAGTGACCTCGAATGAACCACTGGCCCGTGCGGTGGAAATCATGGCCGACAAGGACGTAGGTTCCCTGGTGGTGATGGAGCATGACGATGTGGTGGGCATGCTGACCTTCCGCGAGGTGATCCAGGCCGTGGTCAAGAACGGCGGCAGCGTGGGCACGCTGCAGGTGCGCAGCGCCATGGATGACGCGCCGCTGACCTGCACGCTGGAAACCGAAATGGACGAGGTGCGTCGCATGATGCTGGAGCGCCATGCGCGCTATATGCCGGTCATGGAGATGGGCCAGGTCAAGGGCGTGATCAGCTTCTACGACGTGGCCAAGGCCGTGGTGGACAGCCAGAACTTTGAGAACCGCATGCTCAAGGCCTATATCCGTGACTGGCCCGAGGGCGAGCGCCAGAGCGCTGAATAA
- a CDS encoding putative bifunctional diguanylate cyclase/phosphodiesterase yields MTSSSAPRNGLALRQALDSSDAAWIVTDTQCLTCQVNAGFERLLGWSEQALLGQRPLQLLLGEAQDSPLPTHIQQVLTSHGRFAGDLQLRHRDGHMLWVAAIINRIPEAGEVMVLTDITFSKRLHALQKQALEDVAQERPLSLLLQRLCEEIERIAPELAMGVLQVDEQGHLHPLACPSLPRDALERLNNLPIGPDMGACGQAAFLAQPATEDDLRRAPAHLQSLSQCLLQAGLQACWAAPIFSRERQVIGVLALYFREPRGPHTQHLHMAQTCIHLCTVAMEREHSRARIHQLAYYDPLTQLPNRNMFHRSATDALHAVQGRSCALLFVDLDRFKLVNDSQGHAAGDALLCEVAQRIRATARPGDVLGRLSSDEFALLLPQCSATEAEAVAQRLLGRIAEPFTIGNAVNIPHASVGICTYPEDGTDINTLLRHADQAMYVAKQHGRQRWQRFSPEINQFTQDRVAMEHALREALHNGQLQLHYQPQVLSHTLGQLHGVEALARWQHPEWGYVSPMRFIAVAEDAGMIQDFTQWLLETACHQLALWRSQGVQVPQVAVNLSTKNFHDPEFAQSVASALQRHGLAAKDLVLEITESVMLNASPATLANLESLHQLGLQLSLDDFGTGYSSLSYLHRLPISEIKLDKSFVQDLGNSVAAEALIRSVLSIAHSLHMTVVAEGVETAEQRQWLQQQDCPVLQGYLFCRPLPPQDLPGWILSHRARQSASAAPTADITH; encoded by the coding sequence ATGACCTCTTCTTCAGCGCCTCGAAACGGCCTCGCTCTACGCCAGGCCCTGGACAGCAGCGATGCAGCATGGATAGTCACCGACACCCAATGCCTCACCTGCCAGGTCAATGCCGGTTTTGAGCGCCTCTTAGGCTGGTCCGAACAAGCACTGCTGGGCCAGCGTCCACTGCAGCTGCTGCTGGGCGAGGCCCAGGACAGCCCCCTGCCCACCCACATCCAGCAAGTCCTCACGAGCCACGGCCGCTTTGCGGGCGATCTGCAATTGCGCCACCGGGACGGCCATATGTTGTGGGTGGCCGCCATCATCAACCGCATCCCCGAAGCCGGCGAAGTGATGGTGCTGACCGACATCACCTTCTCCAAGCGCCTCCACGCCCTGCAAAAGCAAGCACTGGAAGACGTGGCCCAAGAGCGCCCGCTGTCCCTGCTGCTGCAGCGTCTGTGCGAAGAAATTGAACGCATCGCGCCCGAGTTGGCCATGGGTGTGCTGCAGGTCGACGAACAGGGGCACCTCCACCCCTTGGCCTGCCCCAGCCTGCCCCGGGATGCGCTGGAACGGCTGAACAATCTGCCCATAGGCCCCGACATGGGCGCCTGCGGCCAGGCGGCCTTCCTGGCCCAACCCGCCACCGAAGACGACCTGCGCCGCGCTCCCGCCCATCTGCAAAGCCTGAGCCAATGCCTTTTGCAGGCCGGACTGCAAGCTTGCTGGGCCGCCCCCATCTTCAGCCGCGAGCGCCAGGTCATCGGGGTGTTGGCACTGTATTTCCGTGAGCCACGCGGCCCACACACCCAGCACCTGCACATGGCGCAGACCTGCATCCACCTGTGCACCGTGGCCATGGAGCGCGAGCATTCGCGGGCACGCATCCACCAGTTGGCCTATTACGACCCGCTGACCCAACTGCCCAATCGCAATATGTTCCACCGCAGTGCCACCGATGCACTGCACGCCGTCCAGGGCCGCAGCTGTGCACTGCTTTTTGTGGATCTGGACCGTTTCAAGCTGGTCAACGACAGCCAGGGGCATGCCGCAGGTGATGCCTTGCTGTGCGAAGTGGCCCAGCGCATTCGTGCCACGGCCCGCCCCGGCGATGTGCTGGGGCGGCTGTCCAGCGATGAGTTCGCCTTGCTTTTGCCCCAGTGCTCGGCCACCGAGGCCGAAGCCGTGGCCCAGCGTCTGCTAGGACGCATTGCCGAGCCCTTCACCATTGGCAATGCCGTCAATATTCCGCATGCCAGCGTCGGCATCTGCACCTACCCGGAAGACGGCACCGACATCAACACCTTGCTGCGCCATGCCGACCAGGCCATGTATGTCGCCAAACAGCATGGCCGTCAGCGCTGGCAGCGCTTCTCGCCCGAGATCAACCAGTTCACCCAGGACCGCGTGGCCATGGAGCATGCGCTGCGTGAGGCCCTGCACAACGGCCAGCTGCAGCTGCACTACCAGCCCCAGGTTCTCAGCCACACGCTCGGGCAGCTGCATGGTGTGGAAGCACTGGCCCGCTGGCAGCACCCCGAGTGGGGCTATGTCTCCCCCATGCGCTTTATCGCCGTGGCCGAAGACGCCGGCATGATCCAGGACTTCACCCAGTGGCTGCTGGAAACAGCCTGTCACCAGCTCGCGCTGTGGCGCAGCCAGGGCGTGCAAGTGCCACAGGTGGCGGTCAACCTGTCGACCAAGAACTTCCACGACCCGGAATTCGCCCAATCGGTGGCCAGCGCCCTGCAACGCCACGGTCTGGCCGCCAAGGATCTGGTGCTGGAAATCACCGAAAGCGTGATGCTCAACGCCAGCCCTGCCACCCTGGCCAATCTGGAATCCCTGCACCAACTGGGCCTGCAGCTGTCGCTGGACGACTTTGGCACCGGCTATTCCAGCCTGAGCTATTTGCACCGGCTACCGATTTCCGAGATCAAGCTGGACAAGAGCTTTGTGCAGGATCTGGGCAACAGCGTGGCCGCCGAAGCGCTGATCCGCTCCGTGCTCAGCATTGCCCACAGCCTGCACATGACCGTGGTGGCCGAAGGCGTGGAAACGGCCGAGCAGCGCCAATGGCTGCAGCAACAGGACTGCCCGGTGCTGCAAGGCTATCTGTTCTGCCGCCCGCTGCCGCCCCAGGATCTGCCGGGCTGGATCCTCAGCCACCGCGCACGCCAATCCGCCAGCGCGGCGCCCACGGCCGACATCACGCATTGA
- the aroC gene encoding chorismate synthase, with amino-acid sequence MSGNTFGTIFTVTNFGESHGPAIGCVIDGCPPGMELSEADIQRDLDRRRPGTSKFVTQRNEPDAVEILSGVYEGKTTGTPIALLIRNTDQRSKDYSNIAQSFRPGHADYAYFQKYGIRDPRGGGRSSARLTAPTVAAGAVAKKWLKEKFGTEFRACMSQVGELEIPFESWAHVPHNPFFAPVADVGRYEEYMEQLRKSGDSCGAALRIQASGMPVGLGQPLYDRLDADIAYAMMGLNAVKAVEIGAGWDSVAQRGTTHGDSLSPEGFRSNNAGGIVGGISTGQDLEVRIAVKPTSSIITPRESIDVHGQSTEVITKGRHDPCVGIRAAPIAEALLALVVMDHALRHRAQCGDVDSGLAPIPASAA; translated from the coding sequence ATGAGCGGCAATACCTTTGGCACCATTTTCACGGTCACCAACTTCGGTGAATCTCACGGACCGGCCATTGGCTGTGTGATCGACGGCTGCCCTCCGGGCATGGAATTGAGCGAGGCGGACATTCAGCGCGACCTGGACCGCCGCCGCCCTGGCACCAGCAAGTTCGTCACCCAGCGCAACGAGCCCGATGCCGTGGAAATCCTCTCTGGCGTCTACGAGGGCAAGACCACGGGGACGCCGATTGCGCTGTTGATCCGCAACACCGATCAGCGCAGCAAAGACTATTCCAACATCGCCCAGAGCTTTCGGCCCGGTCATGCGGACTACGCCTATTTTCAGAAATACGGCATACGTGATCCGCGCGGCGGAGGCCGCTCCTCGGCGCGACTGACGGCGCCCACGGTGGCTGCAGGTGCCGTGGCCAAGAAGTGGTTGAAAGAAAAGTTCGGCACTGAGTTTCGCGCCTGCATGAGCCAGGTGGGCGAGCTGGAGATCCCGTTCGAGAGCTGGGCGCATGTGCCCCACAACCCCTTTTTCGCACCTGTGGCCGATGTGGGCCGCTATGAGGAATACATGGAGCAGCTGCGCAAGTCCGGCGACTCCTGCGGCGCTGCGCTGCGCATCCAGGCCAGCGGCATGCCCGTGGGCCTGGGCCAGCCGCTGTATGACCGGCTGGATGCCGATATTGCCTACGCCATGATGGGCCTGAACGCCGTCAAGGCCGTGGAGATCGGTGCGGGCTGGGACAGTGTGGCCCAGCGCGGCACCACGCATGGTGATTCGCTCAGCCCCGAGGGTTTTCGCAGCAACAACGCGGGCGGCATTGTGGGTGGCATCAGCACCGGTCAGGACCTGGAAGTGCGTATTGCCGTCAAGCCCACCAGCTCCATCATCACGCCGCGCGAATCCATCGATGTGCATGGCCAGAGCACCGAGGTGATTACCAAGGGCCGCCACGACCCTTGCGTGGGCATACGCGCCGCGCCCATTGCCGAGGCCTTGCTGGCCCTGGTGGTCATGGACCACGCCCTGCGCCACCGTGCGCAATGCGGCGATGTGGACTCGGGGCTGGCGCCCATTCCGGCATCGGCTGCGTAA
- a CDS encoding citrate synthase family protein, translating to MSRPRPPTTGEPWLDAGQAAALLGVQRSSLYSYVSRGLLRAHAVPGQRGKQYLQADVQRLARQRQAVRNPAQLARSTMDWGQPVLASGITLVQGGQFFYRGRNAVQLSGHASLEETAALLWQQKMPFTPTTSAPEAIHAGARAVTLAARIPRSADQALAAWHGMGLQSQAGQAPRQPPAGAWVLLHQMCDALTGTTPPSHASYVQAMQDGTGLAALHLRLAAHWCTDRQGTDLLRRALVLCADHELNASSFAARVVASTGASLHASVGAGLAALSGPLHGGMTQQIAAHWQEWHRTPSFPASLQTLLQATQTGKTPNYCAGFGHPLYPTGDPRSISLLAQLPPDADRERLVHRVLATTGLHPSLDYSLVAVEHALALPAGAAFVLFALGRTAGWIAHVLEQKASGQLIRPRAQYTGPVPQMPQELPLSEISTPRRVIRF from the coding sequence ATGTCACGCCCTCGCCCACCCACCACTGGCGAGCCCTGGCTCGACGCCGGCCAGGCCGCCGCCCTGCTCGGCGTACAGCGCTCCAGCCTGTACAGCTATGTCAGCCGGGGACTGCTGCGCGCCCACGCCGTGCCGGGCCAGCGCGGCAAACAGTATCTGCAGGCCGATGTGCAACGCCTGGCTCGCCAGCGACAGGCCGTGCGCAACCCTGCGCAGCTGGCCCGCTCCACCATGGACTGGGGCCAACCGGTGCTGGCATCGGGCATCACCCTGGTGCAAGGCGGGCAGTTTTTCTATCGGGGCAGGAACGCGGTGCAGCTGTCCGGCCATGCCAGCCTGGAAGAAACGGCCGCGCTGTTATGGCAGCAAAAAATGCCGTTTACGCCCACCACATCTGCACCAGAAGCTATCCATGCAGGAGCGCGCGCAGTCACCCTGGCAGCCCGGATTCCCCGCAGTGCAGACCAGGCCCTGGCCGCCTGGCATGGCATGGGCTTGCAGAGCCAAGCCGGGCAAGCCCCCCGGCAACCACCCGCTGGCGCCTGGGTGCTGCTGCACCAGATGTGCGACGCCTTGACCGGCACAACCCCACCCTCCCATGCAAGCTATGTCCAAGCCATGCAAGACGGCACCGGGCTGGCCGCGCTGCACCTGCGGCTGGCCGCACACTGGTGCACAGATCGACAGGGCACGGACCTGCTGCGCCGCGCGTTGGTGCTGTGCGCTGACCATGAACTCAATGCCTCCAGCTTTGCCGCCCGCGTGGTCGCCTCGACCGGCGCCAGCCTGCATGCCAGCGTGGGCGCGGGGCTGGCCGCACTGTCCGGCCCACTGCATGGCGGCATGACACAGCAGATCGCCGCACATTGGCAGGAATGGCACCGCACCCCCAGCTTTCCTGCATCGCTGCAGACCTTGCTGCAAGCCACCCAAACGGGGAAAACGCCCAACTACTGCGCCGGCTTCGGCCACCCGCTATATCCCACCGGTGATCCGCGCAGCATCAGCCTGCTGGCACAGCTGCCGCCCGATGCAGACCGCGAGCGTCTGGTCCACCGCGTGCTTGCCACCACCGGTCTGCACCCCAGCCTGGACTACAGCCTGGTGGCGGTCGAGCATGCCCTGGCACTGCCTGCGGGGGCAGCCTTTGTGCTGTTTGCCCTGGGCCGCACTGCAGGCTGGATCGCCCATGTGCTGGAGCAAAAAGCCTCGGGGCAGTTGATACGGCCCAGGGCCCAGTACACCGGCCCAGTCCCACAAATGCCCCAGGAGCTACCCCTCTCTGAGATCTCGACACCCAGACGCGTCATCCGCTTTTAA
- a CDS encoding alpha/beta fold hydrolase → MFFEVNKARIYAYTGGKAFDAAKPTAILIHGVLCDHSVWALQSRYLANHGWNVLAVDLPGHCKSGGAAPKSVEEAAAFIAQLMDAAGLTQAALIGHSWGSLIAMEAAAQLKERISHLVLVGTAFPMKVAPAMLDAALNQPEKAIAMVNTFSRATLSPPNGAGSWVFGAGMALGRRVLASNRDVNLLHTGFLACDSYASGEAAMAALTCPTLFVLGEQDQMTPPKAAKGLIDAAKAAGKPVKVQMIPNGHNQMTESPDATLFAIVEFLTPP, encoded by the coding sequence ATGTTTTTTGAAGTCAACAAGGCACGTATCTACGCCTACACCGGCGGCAAGGCCTTTGATGCCGCCAAGCCCACTGCCATCTTGATCCACGGCGTGCTGTGCGACCACAGCGTCTGGGCCCTGCAAAGCCGCTACCTGGCCAACCATGGCTGGAATGTGCTGGCCGTGGACCTGCCCGGCCACTGCAAAAGCGGCGGTGCTGCCCCCAAGTCGGTGGAAGAAGCCGCCGCTTTTATTGCCCAGTTGATGGATGCCGCAGGCCTGACCCAGGCCGCGCTGATCGGCCACAGCTGGGGCAGCCTGATTGCCATGGAAGCTGCCGCGCAGCTGAAGGAGCGCATCAGCCATTTGGTGCTGGTGGGCACGGCCTTCCCCATGAAGGTGGCGCCCGCCATGCTGGACGCCGCGCTGAATCAGCCGGAAAAAGCCATTGCCATGGTCAACACCTTCTCGCGCGCCACGCTGTCCCCCCCCAATGGCGCGGGCAGCTGGGTGTTTGGCGCCGGCATGGCCCTGGGCCGCCGCGTGCTGGCCAGCAACCGCGACGTCAATCTGCTGCACACCGGCTTTCTGGCCTGCGACAGCTATGCCAGCGGTGAAGCCGCCATGGCAGCCCTCACCTGCCCCACGCTGTTTGTGCTGGGCGAGCAAGACCAGATGACACCGCCCAAGGCGGCCAAGGGATTGATCGATGCCGCCAAGGCTGCGGGCAAACCGGTCAAGGTGCAGATGATTCCCAATGGCCACAACCAGATGACGGAGTCACCGGACGCCACGCTGTTTGCGATTGTTGAATTTCTGACACCCCCCTGA
- a CDS encoding O-acetylhomoserine aminocarboxypropyltransferase, with protein MPGYADPGFDTLSLHAGAQPDPATGARAVPIHLTTSFVFESSDHAASLFNLERPGHVYSRISNPTNAVLEQRVSALEGGVGAIAVASGQAALHLSIATLMGAGSHIVASTALYGGSQNLLHYTLRRFGIETTFVAPGDIDGWRAAVRPNTKLFFGETVGNPGLDVLDIPTVSSIAHEAGVPLLVDSTLTSPWLIKPFAHGADIVYHSATKFLSGHGTVIGGIVVDGGSFDWEKSGKFPELTEPYDGFHNMVFSEESTTGAFLLRARREGLRDFGACMSPHSAWLILQGIETLPLRMERHMKNTEKVVQFLASHPLVSRVGHPMLETHSSHALAQKLLPRGAGSVFSFDIAGNRNQGKKFIETLKVFSHLANVGDCRSLVIHPASTTHFRMSDEALSQAGISQGTIRLSIGLEDADDLIDDLKRALKTAEKAA; from the coding sequence ATGCCCGGTTACGCCGATCCTGGCTTTGACACCCTGAGCCTGCACGCAGGCGCCCAGCCCGACCCCGCCACCGGCGCCCGCGCCGTGCCCATCCATTTGACGACGTCCTTCGTCTTCGAATCCAGCGACCACGCGGCCAGCCTGTTCAATCTGGAACGCCCCGGCCATGTCTACAGCCGCATCAGCAACCCCACCAACGCGGTGCTGGAGCAGCGCGTGTCTGCCCTGGAGGGCGGCGTGGGCGCGATTGCCGTGGCCAGCGGCCAGGCCGCGCTGCACCTGTCGATTGCCACGCTGATGGGTGCGGGCAGCCACATCGTGGCCAGCACCGCGCTCTATGGCGGCTCGCAAAACCTGCTGCATTACACGCTGCGCCGCTTCGGCATTGAGACCACGTTTGTTGCGCCCGGCGACATCGATGGCTGGCGCGCCGCCGTGCGCCCCAACACCAAGCTGTTCTTTGGCGAGACCGTGGGCAACCCCGGCCTGGACGTGCTGGACATTCCTACCGTCTCTTCAATAGCCCACGAAGCGGGCGTGCCGCTGCTGGTGGACTCCACCCTCACCTCGCCCTGGCTGATCAAGCCCTTTGCGCACGGGGCGGACATCGTCTACCACTCCGCCACCAAATTCCTCTCGGGCCACGGCACGGTGATTGGCGGCATCGTGGTCGATGGCGGCAGTTTTGACTGGGAAAAGTCCGGCAAATTCCCCGAGCTGACCGAGCCCTACGACGGTTTCCACAACATGGTGTTCAGCGAAGAGAGCACTACCGGTGCCTTTTTGCTGCGTGCCCGCCGCGAAGGCCTGCGCGACTTTGGCGCCTGCATGAGTCCACACAGCGCCTGGCTGATCCTGCAAGGCATAGAGACCCTGCCGCTGCGCATGGAACGCCATATGAAGAACACCGAGAAGGTGGTGCAGTTCCTCGCCAGCCACCCGCTGGTAAGCCGTGTGGGCCACCCCATGCTGGAGACCCACTCCTCCCACGCACTGGCCCAAAAACTGCTGCCACGCGGCGCGGGCTCGGTGTTCAGCTTTGACATTGCCGGCAACCGCAACCAGGGCAAGAAGTTCATCGAAACGCTGAAGGTCTTCAGCCACCTGGCCAATGTGGGCGATTGCCGCTCCCTGGTGATTCACCCGGCCAGCACCACCCACTTCCGCATGAGCGATGAGGCCCTGTCCCAGGCCGGCATCAGCCAGGGCACGATTCGCCTGTCGATCGGCCTGGAAGACGCCGACGACCTGATCGACGACCTCAAGCGCGCGCTCAAGACGGCGGAGAAGGCGGCTTGA
- a CDS encoding CoA transferase, which produces MTQLVDSPALASLPHGCAARAHTAFTALSQQWLASALPQAALSQIALTGQALGFHSSFAAVDAVQAGVAAAALAATQLEQWRNPQRPVQQVVVDAQHAAFEASGYFTLGGQQPALWAPISGLYACGQAVGVPGWVRIHANFDHHRDGALALLGLPMGADTPREAVAQALTRWRADDFEARAAERGLPIVASRSHAQWQALGQEAVIAAAPLVQLERLGDAPPLPWPALEAQQRPLAGLKVLDLTRILAGPVAGRTLAAYGADVMLVNSPQLPNIEAIADTSRGKRSAHVDLRTPTGQAALQQLLGSAHVLLQAYRPGALQALGCGPQQLVQQRPGLVVGELCAYGWEGPWGGRRGFDSLVQTATGINADEAAAYGTHQPRALPMQALDYSAGFWLAFGVQAALLRQAREGGSWRVRLSLAGVARWLRSLGRVEPVADIGQQAKPDVMPYLETLDSGFGRLQAVRHSAQFSHTPAAWDYPSMPPGSAAPQW; this is translated from the coding sequence ATGACACAGCTTGTCGATTCCCCAGCCCTTGCCAGCCTGCCGCACGGGTGCGCTGCGCGGGCGCACACCGCATTCACGGCACTGTCCCAGCAATGGCTTGCAAGCGCGTTGCCGCAGGCAGCCCTGTCGCAGATTGCGCTGACGGGCCAGGCCCTGGGCTTTCACAGCAGCTTTGCTGCGGTGGATGCCGTACAGGCCGGCGTGGCCGCCGCCGCACTGGCCGCCACGCAGCTGGAGCAATGGCGCAACCCGCAGCGCCCGGTGCAGCAGGTGGTGGTGGATGCCCAGCACGCGGCTTTCGAGGCCAGCGGCTATTTCACGCTTGGCGGGCAGCAGCCCGCACTGTGGGCTCCCATCTCCGGCCTGTATGCCTGCGGTCAGGCCGTGGGTGTGCCGGGTTGGGTGCGTATCCATGCCAACTTTGACCACCACCGCGATGGCGCGCTGGCATTGCTGGGACTGCCCATGGGCGCGGACACACCGCGCGAGGCCGTGGCGCAAGCGCTGACCCGCTGGCGGGCCGATGACTTCGAGGCCCGCGCGGCCGAGCGCGGCTTGCCGATTGTCGCCTCGCGCAGCCATGCGCAGTGGCAGGCCCTGGGGCAGGAGGCCGTCATTGCAGCAGCCCCTTTGGTGCAGCTGGAGCGCCTGGGCGATGCACCGCCGCTGCCGTGGCCCGCGTTGGAAGCGCAGCAGCGGCCCTTGGCGGGTCTGAAGGTGCTGGACCTGACACGTATCCTGGCCGGCCCGGTGGCCGGGCGCACGCTGGCGGCCTATGGTGCCGATGTGATGCTGGTCAACAGCCCACAGCTGCCCAATATCGAAGCCATTGCCGATACCAGCCGGGGCAAGCGCTCGGCCCATGTCGATCTGCGCACCCCCACGGGCCAGGCTGCGCTGCAGCAACTGTTGGGCTCGGCCCATGTGCTGCTGCAGGCCTATCGGCCAGGGGCTTTGCAGGCGCTGGGCTGCGGGCCGCAGCAGCTGGTGCAGCAGCGCCCGGGTCTGGTGGTGGGCGAGCTGTGTGCCTACGGCTGGGAGGGCCCTTGGGGCGGGCGCAGGGGCTTTGACTCGTTGGTGCAGACGGCGACCGGCATCAATGCCGATGAGGCCGCGGCATACGGCACCCACCAGCCACGGGCCTTGCCCATGCAGGCACTGGATTACAGCGCCGGGTTCTGGCTGGCCTTTGGCGTGCAGGCCGCGCTGCTGCGCCAGGCCCGCGAGGGCGGGAGCTGGCGCGTGCGGCTGAGCTTGGCGGGTGTGGCCCGCTGGCTGCGCAGTCTGGGGCGCGTGGAGCCTGTTGCCGATATCGGGCAGCAGGCCAAACCGGATGTCATGCCTTATCTGGAGACGCTGGACAGCGGGTTTGGCCGGCTGCAGGCCGTGCGCCATAGCGCACAGTTTTCACACACGCCGGCGGCATGGGACTACCCCTCGATGCCGCCGGGCAGTGCGGCGCCCCAGTGGTGA
- a CDS encoding PoNe immunity protein domain-containing protein, giving the protein MHTGLSCSSPLADIVQYAAAIRLSGLQPRRTLNLADKKADWKAALATLRRFAASPGCRAPLQLQAHAALENYWQWQAAGQEACHLLVYGIDLGLPAATLRPLYLGTAALWRDAATVAEHARQGMAQATAAPYGMPAPIATRTADYRYAVLLSSLAVLLDAPEAIAALVEHTLGLDTDRLLDYLSAAALELEQANDDLFHRRPYGALAAFFDQLGDALPDPLVGYVQSQYSDFHRLSPKQQKKGGPWLGTWYWALEVAALSALYGWDDAALRASPHYPADLVDFARERQALDGL; this is encoded by the coding sequence ATGCACACCGGCCTCTCTTGCTCCAGCCCTCTTGCTGACATCGTCCAGTACGCCGCGGCCATCCGGCTCTCCGGCCTGCAGCCACGCCGCACCTTGAACCTGGCCGACAAAAAGGCCGATTGGAAAGCGGCCCTGGCCACGTTGCGGCGCTTTGCCGCCAGCCCCGGCTGCCGGGCGCCGCTGCAGCTGCAGGCCCATGCCGCGCTGGAGAACTACTGGCAATGGCAAGCCGCCGGGCAAGAGGCTTGCCACTTGCTGGTCTACGGCATCGACCTGGGCCTGCCCGCCGCCACGCTGCGCCCGCTCTATTTGGGCACGGCGGCGTTGTGGCGCGATGCGGCCACCGTGGCCGAGCATGCCCGCCAAGGCATGGCCCAGGCCACAGCTGCGCCCTATGGCATGCCCGCGCCCATTGCCACGCGCACGGCCGACTACCGCTATGCCGTGCTGCTGAGCAGCCTGGCCGTGCTGCTGGATGCACCCGAGGCCATTGCTGCCCTGGTGGAGCACACGCTGGGCTTGGACACCGACCGCCTGCTCGACTACCTCAGCGCCGCGGCACTGGAGCTGGAACAGGCCAACGACGATTTATTTCACCGCCGCCCCTATGGCGCGCTGGCAGCGTTCTTCGACCAGTTGGGCGACGCCCTGCCCGACCCGCTGGTGGGCTATGTGCAAAGCCAGTACAGCGACTTTCACCGCCTCTCGCCCAAGCAGCAGAAAAAAGGCGGCCCCTGGCTGGGCACCTGGTATTGGGCGCTGGAGGTAGCGGCGCTGTCCGCCCTCTATGGCTGGGACGATGCGGCGCTGCGTGCCAGCCCCCACTACCCAGCCGATCTGGTGGACTTTGCGCGGGAGCGCCAAGCCCTCGATGGTCTGTAG
- a CDS encoding VTT domain-containing protein, translating to MDFDTSTLRTALTLYAPGVVFANVLLQQLGLPLPVLPTLLLAGSLAPSLPRLAALLALALLAAMLADRAWYLVGQRFGSRVLAWMCKLSINPGSCISQTADRFGRWGAWSLLLAKFIPGFSAVAAPLAGVLRMPVARFTLAAAGGASLWAGLALGTGWLLRHQVDRALTMLQTHGPLLAMAAALLLVLWLGSKLWRRQLFLHLAAMPSVTAAQWAQAQSWERPPRLLDLRGPALVAELGEIANAQTVSLAQLPRLVRPWPRDTHIITLCACPHDATAARAAQRLRRLGFAHACHFQGGFDAWKTLQPVHAPADAVHAAQLQGA from the coding sequence ATGGATTTCGATACTTCCACCCTGAGGACCGCCCTCACCCTCTACGCACCCGGCGTGGTATTTGCCAACGTGCTCTTGCAGCAGTTGGGCCTGCCCCTGCCCGTGTTGCCCACGCTGCTGCTGGCCGGCAGCCTGGCACCCAGCCTGCCGCGCCTGGCCGCCCTGCTGGCACTGGCCTTGCTCGCCGCCATGCTGGCCGACAGGGCTTGGTACCTGGTGGGCCAACGCTTCGGCTCGCGCGTACTGGCCTGGATGTGCAAGCTCTCCATCAACCCCGGCAGCTGCATCAGCCAGACGGCCGACCGCTTTGGCCGCTGGGGCGCCTGGTCGCTGCTGCTGGCCAAGTTCATACCCGGCTTCTCGGCCGTGGCCGCACCACTGGCAGGCGTGCTGCGCATGCCTGTTGCCCGCTTCACCTTGGCAGCTGCCGGTGGCGCATCCCTGTGGGCCGGCCTGGCACTGGGCACGGGCTGGCTGCTGCGCCACCAGGTGGACCGCGCCTTGACCATGCTGCAAACCCATGGCCCGCTGCTGGCCATGGCTGCAGCGCTGCTGCTGGTGCTGTGGCTGGGCAGCAAGCTCTGGCGCCGCCAGCTGTTTCTGCACCTGGCAGCCATGCCCTCGGTCACCGCTGCGCAATGGGCGCAAGCCCAGAGCTGGGAGCGGCCACCGCGCCTGCTGGATCTGCGTGGCCCGGCGCTGGTTGCCGAGCTGGGCGAGATTGCCAATGCCCAGACCGTGAGCCTGGCCCAGTTGCCCCGCCTGGTACGCCCCTGGCCGCGCGACACCCACATCATCACCCTGTGCGCCTGCCCGCACGACGCCACGGCCGCCCGTGCAGCCCAGCGCTTGCGGCGTCTGGGCTTTGCCCATGCCTGCCATTTCCAAGGTGGCTTTGATGCCTGGAAGACATTGCAGCCCGTGCATGCGCCTGCAGATGCCGTGCATGCGGCCCAGCTGCAGGGCGCATAA